From one Nonomuraea polychroma genomic stretch:
- a CDS encoding AAA family ATPase has protein sequence MRVQECVLSDEVITADSAEAALWDAIVVPEEIKERLRNQTVLSLLVRPDLPFALTALHGLCTLYGPPGTGKTTLARGLPAQVACYVPGGEVRRIEINPHGLMSAEHGQSQQRVSELLGEYVPGLASDGVPTVVILDEVESMAVARSAASLAANPADVHRATDAVLTALDLNAVEHPHLFFVATSNFTTALDEAFLSRSDAAILVPLPESEALREIVASTLLTLADKYPALGELARSSAVDRIAVAAHGLDGRRTRKVVFEALAQRLDTVLDPGNLTEDDLAAAVRNAVADTGQPGVSRAAH, from the coding sequence ATGAGGGTTCAGGAGTGCGTGCTGTCGGACGAGGTGATCACCGCCGACTCGGCGGAGGCCGCGTTGTGGGACGCCATCGTGGTGCCGGAGGAAATCAAGGAGCGGCTGCGCAACCAGACCGTGTTGTCGCTGCTCGTGCGGCCTGACCTGCCGTTCGCGTTGACGGCGTTGCACGGTCTGTGCACGCTCTACGGTCCTCCCGGCACCGGCAAGACCACCCTGGCACGGGGTCTGCCGGCGCAGGTCGCCTGCTACGTCCCCGGAGGCGAGGTCCGGCGGATCGAGATCAACCCGCACGGGCTGATGAGCGCCGAGCACGGGCAGTCTCAGCAGCGGGTCAGCGAGCTGCTCGGCGAGTACGTGCCGGGTCTCGCGTCAGATGGCGTGCCGACCGTGGTGATCCTCGACGAGGTCGAGTCGATGGCGGTCGCCCGCTCGGCGGCGTCGCTGGCCGCCAACCCGGCCGATGTCCACCGCGCCACCGACGCGGTTCTCACCGCCTTGGATCTCAACGCCGTCGAGCACCCGCACCTGTTCTTCGTCGCGACCAGCAACTTCACCACCGCTCTGGACGAGGCGTTCCTCTCCCGCTCCGACGCCGCCATCCTCGTCCCGCTTCCCGAGTCCGAGGCGCTGCGGGAGATCGTGGCCTCCACGCTGCTGACGCTGGCCGACAAGTACCCGGCCTTGGGTGAGCTGGCGCGCTCCTCGGCGGTGGACCGCATCGCCGTGGCGGCTCACGGGCTGGACGGTCGCCGTACGCGCAAGGTGGTCTTCGAAGCCCTGGCTCAGCGGCTGGACACAGTGCTGGACCCCGGCAACCTCACGGAAGACGACCTGGCCGCCGCGGTACGCAACGCCGTCGCGGACACGGGCCAGCCGGGGGTGTCTCGTGCTGCGCACTAG
- a CDS encoding helix-turn-helix domain-containing protein produces MNDPQLNPGDIAALFDRARLRMARELRGLTQVQLAREVGTVTAASISQFENGHTKPATSTLRRLAVALRVPPSFFAAPARPPAQDQVNGFFRSLRSTSPRDRQQALAYVHLARELALELEKHVALPDLNLPRVPIDEGQPLQSVDIERAAAQVRDHWNVSRGPVQDVVRLLEMNGIVVVRFRVSIEKVDAFCVDFPDRPVVALGADKGLRDRSRFDAAHELGHLVLHGVTGKIGDKVTESQAHEFAAAFLMPADDIKSEIPERLDWPAFLRLKAKWHVSLAALLVRAKTLGIMSEHTYAQGWKALSVRGWRKVEPGPLGNPEGPVLLQRALALMETTGISFADFINRSGLPEADVRTLLSRDISERPRVEF; encoded by the coding sequence GTGAACGACCCGCAACTGAACCCCGGCGACATCGCGGCCCTGTTCGATCGCGCCCGACTGCGAATGGCGCGCGAACTCCGTGGGCTCACCCAGGTGCAGCTGGCCCGGGAAGTCGGCACCGTCACCGCGGCCTCGATCAGCCAGTTCGAGAACGGACACACGAAGCCCGCCACATCGACGCTTCGCCGGCTCGCGGTCGCGTTGCGAGTACCGCCGTCGTTCTTCGCCGCTCCAGCCCGCCCCCCTGCTCAGGATCAGGTCAACGGGTTCTTCCGCAGCCTTCGATCCACCTCCCCCCGAGATCGCCAACAAGCGCTCGCCTACGTGCACCTCGCGCGGGAACTCGCGCTTGAGCTCGAAAAACACGTCGCGTTGCCCGACCTCAATCTGCCGCGCGTCCCAATCGACGAAGGGCAGCCTCTTCAGTCCGTCGATATTGAACGAGCGGCAGCACAGGTTCGTGACCACTGGAACGTTTCACGCGGTCCAGTTCAAGATGTTGTGCGACTGCTGGAAATGAACGGGATTGTTGTCGTCCGCTTCCGTGTCAGCATCGAAAAAGTTGATGCATTCTGCGTCGACTTCCCAGACAGGCCCGTTGTTGCTCTCGGGGCCGACAAGGGCCTGCGCGACCGCTCCCGCTTCGATGCGGCCCACGAACTAGGCCACCTGGTTTTGCATGGCGTTACTGGCAAAATTGGCGACAAGGTCACCGAGAGCCAAGCCCACGAGTTCGCCGCCGCGTTCCTCATGCCAGCCGACGACATCAAATCCGAAATTCCGGAACGGCTTGACTGGCCCGCTTTTCTCCGCTTGAAGGCAAAATGGCATGTCTCGCTAGCTGCCCTCCTAGTCAGGGCAAAAACGCTCGGTATCATGAGCGAACACACCTACGCGCAGGGATGGAAAGCCTTGTCCGTCCGAGGATGGAGGAAAGTAGAGCCAGGCCCCCTGGGAAATCCAGAGGGTCCTGTACTCCTACAGCGTGCACTAGCACTCATGG